One Streptomyces sp. NBC_00554 DNA segment encodes these proteins:
- a CDS encoding tyrosinase family oxidase copper chaperone — MFVNRVPSRVSSAVSVRPVQPVVPASAGEPGRPVASRRGTRRDVVRGLLASAVAVALTPVVAASRPPHPPRPARSEDSPFDEIYRGRHLLGAKTDAGRRAAAGGGEWQVTVDGRPLHLMRRADGTYLSMVDHYRSYPTALEAARAAVDELGPSEQLRGTDAEESAAEGSGHAHGVHP; from the coding sequence ATGTTCGTCAACAGAGTGCCGAGCAGAGTGTCGAGCGCGGTGTCGGTGAGGCCGGTGCAGCCGGTCGTCCCGGCGAGTGCGGGGGAACCCGGCCGCCCGGTGGCCTCCCGGCGCGGGACCCGGCGGGACGTCGTGCGCGGCCTGCTCGCGTCGGCCGTCGCCGTGGCGCTGACCCCGGTCGTCGCCGCCTCACGGCCCCCGCACCCCCCTCGGCCCGCTCGCTCCGAGGACTCTCCGTTCGACGAGATCTACCGAGGCCGCCACCTTCTCGGTGCGAAGACCGACGCGGGCCGCCGCGCCGCGGCCGGCGGCGGTGAGTGGCAGGTCACCGTGGACGGCCGGCCGCTGCACCTGATGCGCCGCGCGGACGGCACCTATCTGAGCATGGTGGACCACTACCGGTCATATCCGACGGCGCTCGAGGCGGCCCGCGCGGCCGTCGACGAACTGGGCCCCTCGGAGCAACTGCGCGGCACGGACGCGGAGGAGAGTGCCGCGGAGGGAAGTGGTCACGCGCATGGTGTACACCCGTAA
- a CDS encoding tyrosinase family protein produces the protein MVYTRKNVSTLTRAERRRFVGAMLEVKRRGEYDEFVRTHIEYYVSDGDGGLRTAHMAPSFLPWHRRFLLDLERALRRVDSAVSVPYWDWTRDRTTSSAPWTQDLLGGNGRRSDRQVMTGPFAYAHGKWRIREAVTDGEFLTREFGRPQAPIELPTKRELDSALADPVYDTAPWNSTSSKGFRNRLEGWGSGSGTAAWRNHNRVHRWVGGHMLGGASVNDPVFWLHHAFVDLQWSRWQKRHRGARYLPARPPGPDDEQYRRIVARHEKMPPWRVTPDELEDHSRIYRYA, from the coding sequence ATGGTGTACACCCGTAAGAACGTCAGCACACTGACGCGAGCGGAGCGGCGCCGCTTCGTCGGCGCGATGCTGGAGGTCAAACGCAGGGGCGAGTACGACGAGTTCGTCCGCACACACATCGAGTACTACGTCTCCGACGGCGACGGCGGACTGCGTACGGCACACATGGCGCCCTCCTTCCTGCCCTGGCACCGGCGGTTCCTGCTGGACCTGGAGCGGGCGCTGCGCCGCGTGGACTCCGCGGTGAGCGTGCCGTACTGGGACTGGACGCGGGACCGTACGACCTCATCCGCGCCGTGGACGCAGGATCTGCTCGGAGGGAACGGGCGGCGCTCCGACCGGCAGGTCATGACCGGGCCCTTCGCCTACGCGCACGGCAAGTGGCGGATCAGGGAAGCCGTGACCGACGGGGAGTTCCTCACACGCGAGTTCGGCCGCCCGCAGGCCCCGATCGAGCTGCCCACCAAGCGTGAGCTGGACTCCGCTCTGGCCGACCCCGTCTACGACACGGCGCCCTGGAACTCCACATCCTCCAAGGGGTTCCGCAACCGGCTCGAAGGGTGGGGGTCGGGGTCCGGGACCGCGGCCTGGCGCAACCACAACCGCGTGCACCGCTGGGTCGGTGGGCACATGCTCGGCGGGGCGTCGGTCAACGACCCCGTCTTCTGGCTGCACCACGCCTTCGTGGACCTTCAGTGGTCCCGCTGGCAGAAGCGGCACCGCGGCGCGCGCTATCTGCCCGCGCGGCCGCCGGGGCCGGACGACGAGCAGTACAGGCGGATCGTCGCGCGGCACGAGAAGATGCCGCCGTGGCGCGTGACACCGGACGAGCTGGAGGATCACAGCCGGATCTACCGGTACGCCTGA
- a CDS encoding chaplin codes for MSRIAKVAGVALGTGAVVLSGAGLAMADAGAQAEAVGSPGVLSGNVVQLPIHVPVNVCGNTVSVIGLLNPAFGNTCVNASDHDKGHGGYGG; via the coding sequence ATGTCTCGCATCGCGAAGGTAGCCGGTGTCGCTCTCGGCACGGGTGCCGTGGTGCTCAGCGGAGCCGGTCTGGCCATGGCGGACGCCGGTGCTCAGGCCGAGGCCGTCGGCTCGCCCGGCGTTCTGTCGGGCAACGTCGTCCAGCTCCCGATCCACGTGCCGGTCAACGTGTGCGGGAACACCGTCAGCGTCATCGGTCTGCTGAACCCGGCGTTCGGCAACACCTGCGTGAACGCCAGCGACCACGACAAGGGCCACGGCGGCTACGGCGGCTGA
- a CDS encoding D-2-hydroxyacid dehydrogenase family protein, translating into MRLRCAVLDDYQGVATEVADWSPVADDVEVVGFARHFADEDALAAALADFDIVVTLRERVPFPASLLARLPRLKLLIASGMRNTVIDYAAAEAQGVTVCGTPSASTPPVELTWALLLGLARGLVAENEALRAGGPWQSTVGADLHGRQLGLLGLGKIGSRVAQVGLAFGMRVSAWSRHLTKERAEEFGVELAASKEELLASSDFVSVHLALGDRTRGLIGAAELALLKPTAYLVNTSRAAIVDQDALLTALHEGRFAGAGVDVFDVEPLPADHPMRSAPRLLATPHLGYVSRANYEAYYTGAVEDIQAFLAGSPVRRLG; encoded by the coding sequence ATGCGACTTCGGTGTGCCGTGCTGGACGACTATCAGGGCGTCGCGACCGAGGTCGCCGACTGGTCGCCCGTCGCGGACGACGTGGAAGTCGTCGGTTTCGCCCGGCACTTCGCCGACGAGGACGCGCTGGCCGCCGCGCTGGCGGACTTCGACATCGTCGTCACCCTGCGGGAGCGGGTGCCCTTCCCGGCGTCGCTGCTGGCCCGGCTGCCCCGTCTGAAGCTGCTGATCGCCTCCGGGATGCGCAACACGGTGATCGACTACGCGGCCGCCGAGGCGCAGGGCGTGACCGTGTGCGGCACCCCGAGCGCTTCCACTCCCCCGGTCGAGCTGACCTGGGCGCTCCTGCTCGGCCTCGCTCGGGGGCTCGTCGCGGAGAACGAGGCGCTGCGTGCGGGCGGCCCCTGGCAGAGCACCGTCGGAGCCGATCTGCACGGCCGCCAACTCGGTCTGCTCGGGCTCGGGAAGATCGGCAGCCGGGTGGCTCAGGTGGGCCTCGCGTTCGGCATGCGGGTCAGCGCGTGGAGCAGGCACCTCACCAAGGAACGCGCCGAGGAGTTCGGGGTGGAACTGGCCGCCTCCAAGGAGGAGTTGCTCGCGAGCAGCGACTTCGTCTCCGTCCACCTCGCGCTCGGCGACCGCACCCGCGGCCTCATCGGCGCCGCCGAACTGGCCCTGCTCAAGCCGACGGCCTACCTCGTCAACACCTCGCGCGCGGCGATCGTCGACCAGGACGCGCTGCTCACCGCCCTGCACGAAGGCCGGTTCGCCGGAGCGGGCGTCGACGTGTTCGACGTCGAGCCACTCCCCGCCGACCATCCGATGCGCTCGGCCCCGCGCCTGCTGGCCACCCCGCACCTCGGCTATGTGTCGCGGGCCAACTACGAGGCGTATTACACCGGCGCGGTCGAGGACATCCAGGCGTTCCTGGCCGGCTCACCGGTACGCCGACTCGGCTGA
- a CDS encoding YcnI family protein, with translation MSPIRTTLRRAGLVAGLAAAGVLAAAGAAFAHVTVHPESYAKGATDGVLTFRVPNEEDTASTTKVQVFLPTDHPVLGVLVTPEEGWTPEVTTTKLKTPVKTDDGTITDAVSEITWTGGRIRHGEYQDFNVAFGQLPDDVDQLTFKTLQTYSDGSVARWIEEAEQGGDEPENPAPVLMLTAKTAADSEEAASSSSDSDSAPAAESSAASSDSTARGLGIAGLVVGVLGLAAAGFALARARSARS, from the coding sequence ATGTCCCCGATACGCACCACCCTGCGCCGGGCCGGCCTCGTCGCCGGTCTTGCCGCGGCCGGAGTCCTGGCGGCCGCGGGCGCGGCCTTCGCCCATGTGACGGTTCACCCCGAGAGCTACGCCAAGGGCGCCACGGACGGCGTTCTGACCTTCCGTGTCCCCAACGAGGAGGACACCGCCAGCACCACGAAGGTGCAGGTCTTCCTGCCCACCGACCATCCGGTCCTGGGCGTTCTGGTCACTCCCGAGGAGGGCTGGACCCCGGAGGTGACGACGACCAAGCTGAAGACCCCCGTCAAGACGGACGACGGCACGATCACCGACGCCGTCTCCGAGATCACCTGGACCGGCGGCAGGATCCGCCACGGCGAGTACCAGGACTTCAACGTCGCCTTCGGTCAACTTCCCGACGACGTGGACCAGTTGACCTTCAAGACGCTGCAGACCTACTCGGACGGAAGCGTCGCCCGCTGGATCGAGGAGGCGGAACAGGGCGGGGACGAGCCGGAGAACCCAGCGCCGGTGCTGATGCTCACGGCCAAGACCGCGGCCGACTCCGAGGAGGCCGCGTCGTCGAGCTCGGACTCGGACTCGGCTCCTGCCGCCGAGAGTTCGGCCGCGAGCAGTGACTCGACTGCTCGTGGCCTGGGGATCGCCGGCCTGGTCGTGGGCGTCCTCGGCCTGGCCGCGGCCGGCTTCGCCCTCGCGCGCGCCCGCAGCGCCCGCTCCTAG
- a CDS encoding HoxN/HupN/NixA family nickel/cobalt transporter, with the protein MTLPTQSSPPAAGFRWRREDTVRTAVLLAVIAALHVVAFGILFLLVVPEHYEVGSKAFGIGLGITAYTLGMRHAFDADHIAAIDNTTRKLMADGKRPVSVGFWFALGHSSVVVLLAALIAGGTQLAGRIMNEGSSTHQVLGVMGTTVSGSFLYLIAALNLVALVGILRVFRAMRAGTYDEAELEQHLDSRGFMNRILGRFTKSITRPGQMYPLGFLFGLGFDTATEVTLMVMAGSGAAAGLPWYAILCLPLLFAAGMSLFDTLDGTFMNFAYQWAFSNPVRKVFYNLTITGLSIAVAFFIGTIELVSVLHEKLDLTDSVTGWIAGLDLGNVGYIIVGLFVAVWAAAVAYWRLAKVEQRWAVRPAEGS; encoded by the coding sequence ATGACCCTGCCCACGCAGTCGTCCCCACCCGCCGCCGGATTCCGCTGGCGACGCGAGGACACCGTGCGCACGGCCGTACTTCTGGCAGTGATCGCGGCGCTGCATGTCGTCGCGTTCGGCATCCTGTTCCTGCTCGTGGTGCCGGAGCACTACGAGGTCGGCTCCAAGGCCTTCGGCATCGGCCTGGGCATCACGGCGTACACCCTGGGCATGCGGCATGCCTTCGACGCCGACCACATCGCCGCGATCGACAACACCACCCGAAAGCTGATGGCCGACGGGAAGCGGCCGGTGTCGGTGGGCTTCTGGTTCGCGCTGGGGCACTCAAGCGTGGTGGTGCTGCTCGCCGCGCTGATCGCCGGAGGCACCCAGCTGGCCGGGCGGATCATGAACGAGGGCTCGAGTACGCACCAGGTGCTCGGGGTGATGGGCACCACGGTCTCCGGGTCGTTCCTCTACCTGATCGCCGCCCTCAACCTCGTCGCGCTGGTCGGCATCCTGCGGGTCTTCAGGGCGATGCGGGCCGGTACGTACGACGAGGCCGAGCTCGAACAGCACCTGGATTCCCGGGGGTTCATGAACCGGATCCTCGGCCGCTTCACCAAGTCCATCACGCGTCCTGGGCAGATGTACCCGCTGGGCTTCCTCTTCGGCCTCGGCTTCGACACGGCCACCGAGGTCACGCTGATGGTGATGGCGGGCAGCGGCGCGGCGGCCGGCCTGCCCTGGTACGCGATCCTGTGCCTGCCGCTGCTGTTCGCGGCGGGGATGAGCCTGTTCGACACCCTGGACGGCACGTTCATGAACTTCGCCTACCAGTGGGCCTTCTCCAACCCGGTGCGCAAGGTGTTCTACAACCTCACCATCACCGGCCTGTCCATCGCGGTGGCCTTCTTCATCGGCACGATCGAGCTGGTGAGCGTCCTGCACGAGAAGCTCGACCTGACCGACTCGGTCACCGGCTGGATCGCGGGGCTCGACCTGGGCAACGTCGGGTACATCATCGTGGGCCTGTTCGTGGCCGTCTGGGCCGCGGCCGTGGCGTACTGGCGGCTGGCCAAGGTGGAGCAGCGATGGGCGGTCCGCCCCGCCGAGGGGAGTTGA
- a CDS encoding winged helix-turn-helix domain-containing protein, with the protein MHLVPAERADRRTIDGHRVCDAVAGIGEPGHVRAWADRFSLLADPRRLALLLALHRAGPLAVSDLAVATGMNDPAVSQALRLLRTAGVVEGDKDGRVVRYRVTDGPTAELLEHC; encoded by the coding sequence ATGCACCTCGTCCCCGCCGAGCGCGCCGATCGCCGGACCATCGACGGCCACCGGGTCTGCGACGCAGTCGCCGGCATCGGTGAACCAGGGCACGTACGAGCCTGGGCCGACCGCTTCTCCCTCCTCGCGGACCCGCGTCGCCTCGCCCTGCTCCTGGCCCTGCACCGGGCCGGCCCCCTCGCCGTCTCCGACCTCGCCGTCGCGACCGGCATGAACGACCCCGCCGTGTCCCAGGCCCTGCGTCTGCTCCGTACCGCCGGGGTGGTCGAGGGCGACAAGGACGGGCGGGTCGTGCGCTACCGGGTGACCGACGGCCCGACCGCCGAACTCCTCGAGCACTGTTGA
- a CDS encoding Cys-Gln thioester bond-forming surface protein produces the protein MLSSFSALSARRRGAARLAAAALVSGLVAAGAMAAAGTAVADETPRNQGGATATIGGLKTYGTAVIHDANGEDQQVSAGLFEMSVDNGGTLQTYCIDLHNPTQKDAKYQETSWSGTSLNGNADAGKIRWILQNSYPQVNNLVALAEKAGADGLTEQDAAAGTQVAIWRYSDGAEVDAVDPQAEKLADYLEKSAQNLAEPAASLTLDRPAVSGHAGGKLGPVTVHTNADGVTVIPPADSATSGVEIVDAEGKVITSAVDGSRLYFDVPEDSTDGSAALTVQASTTVPVGRAFASETRSQTQILAGSSESTVSATATATWATEGAIPALSAEKNCARGGVDITAANEGDEAFTFELAGIEHTVPAGESRVVTVTLQEDQAYDFTAIGANGFEKRFTGMLDCETQGSTSDVTTQTAGEPSPATSVKTFSDGTDLAETGSSSATPIIGGVAIALVVIGGAALVFVNKKKAPEQH, from the coding sequence GTGCTTTCTTCGTTCTCTGCGTTGTCCGCGCGCAGGCGAGGCGCCGCCCGCCTCGCCGCCGCGGCGTTGGTGTCGGGGCTCGTCGCCGCGGGGGCGATGGCCGCCGCCGGTACGGCCGTCGCCGACGAGACGCCGCGGAACCAGGGTGGCGCGACCGCCACCATAGGCGGCCTGAAGACCTACGGAACCGCCGTGATACACGACGCCAACGGCGAGGACCAGCAGGTGTCCGCGGGCCTGTTCGAGATGTCCGTCGACAACGGCGGCACCCTGCAGACCTACTGCATCGACCTCCACAACCCGACGCAGAAGGACGCCAAGTACCAGGAGACCTCCTGGAGCGGCACCTCGCTGAACGGCAACGCGGACGCGGGCAAGATCCGCTGGATCCTGCAGAACTCCTATCCGCAGGTGAACAACCTCGTGGCGCTGGCCGAGAAGGCCGGAGCGGACGGTCTCACCGAGCAGGACGCGGCGGCCGGCACCCAGGTGGCCATCTGGCGGTACTCGGACGGCGCCGAAGTGGACGCGGTGGACCCGCAGGCGGAGAAGCTCGCGGACTACCTGGAGAAGAGCGCGCAGAACCTGGCGGAGCCCGCGGCCTCGCTGACCCTCGACCGGCCCGCGGTCTCCGGCCACGCCGGCGGGAAGCTCGGCCCGGTCACGGTGCACACCAACGCGGACGGCGTGACGGTGATTCCGCCCGCGGACTCCGCCACCAGCGGAGTGGAGATCGTGGACGCGGAAGGCAAGGTGATCACCTCCGCGGTCGACGGCAGCCGGCTCTACTTCGACGTGCCCGAGGACAGCACGGACGGTTCGGCCGCGCTGACCGTGCAGGCGTCGACGACCGTGCCCGTCGGCCGGGCCTTCGCCTCGGAGACCCGCAGCCAGACCCAGATACTCGCCGGCTCCAGCGAGTCGACGGTCTCCGCGACGGCGACCGCCACCTGGGCCACGGAAGGCGCGATACCCGCGCTGTCAGCCGAGAAGAACTGCGCCAGGGGCGGCGTTGACATCACGGCTGCCAACGAGGGCGACGAGGCGTTCACCTTCGAGCTGGCGGGGATCGAGCACACCGTCCCGGCAGGCGAGTCCCGGGTGGTGACGGTGACGCTCCAGGAGGACCAGGCGTACGACTTCACGGCCATCGGCGCGAACGGCTTCGAGAAGCGTTTCACCGGCATGCTCGACTGCGAGACGCAGGGCAGCACGAGCGACGTCACGACCCAGACGGCCGGTGAGCCGAGCCCCGCCACGTCGGTCAAGACCTTCAGCGACGGCACCGACCTCGCCGAGACCGGCAGTTCCAGCGCCACCCCGATCATCGGGGGCGTGGCGATCGCCCTCGTCGTGATCGGCGGCGCAGCACTGGTCTTCGTCAACAAGAAGAAGGCACCGGAGCAGCACTGA
- a CDS encoding single-stranded DNA-binding protein yields the protein MNETMVCAVGNVATPPVYRELANGASARFRLAVTARYWDREKSAWTDGHTNFFTVWANRALATNVGASVSVGDPVMVQGRLKVRTEQRDGQSWTSADIDAVAIGHDLSRGTSAFRRASKGDTGSTPSPQPEPSWETEPQTQPEPAGVT from the coding sequence ATGAACGAGACGATGGTGTGCGCGGTGGGCAACGTGGCGACGCCACCGGTGTACCGGGAGCTGGCCAACGGGGCGTCGGCGAGGTTCCGGCTGGCGGTGACGGCGCGGTACTGGGACCGCGAGAAGAGCGCGTGGACGGACGGACACACCAACTTCTTCACGGTGTGGGCCAATCGGGCGCTCGCCACGAATGTGGGGGCATCGGTGTCGGTGGGCGATCCCGTCATGGTGCAGGGCAGGTTGAAGGTGCGCACCGAACAGCGCGACGGCCAGAGCTGGACGTCGGCGGACATCGACGCGGTGGCGATCGGCCACGACCTCTCACGAGGCACGTCGGCGTTCCGACGTGCCTCCAAGGGGGACACCGGATCGACTCCGAGCCCCCAGCCGGAGCCCAGTTGGGAAACGGAGCCACAGACTCAGCCCGAGCCGGCCGGAGTGACGTGA
- a CDS encoding GTPase: MKDDDPSARAEGGPAWDDGLIARRVSETATAQAAPVETKPAVQDPPAPLAYDGALRSRLDALRELVGLSRTRLDSRTLAEAGRVLDEAAARRRLSGQHTVVAIAGATGSGKSQLFNALAGVAISETGVRRPTTAAPIACSWSDGAATLIDRLGIPGRLRRRPLQSAEAEAQLRGLVLVDLPDHDSAAVQHREHVDRILALVDAVIWVVDPEKYADAIIHERYLRPMAGHAEVMFVVLNQVDRLPGEAADQVLDDLRRLLDEDGIALGEYGEPGATVLALSALTGDGVGELRESLGQFVAERGAAARRISADVDAAAARLRPVYATGRRTGLSEEARDEFAARLADAVGAVAAGDAAERAWRRNANRACGTPWLRLWRWYEDRREPPTGRLPVRAPADEEATARQRVEQAVRTVADRAAYGLPAPWAQAVREAAARGAQGLPEALDEMAARATAPVGRPPRPGWWPVAVFAQASMTVLQVIGGLWLLGQIIGVTSPNLGVPVLLMVAGIIGGPAVEWSSRMAARGPARRYGLEAERRLREAAAGCGRARVLDPVAAELLRYREVREQYVRVTGAASASVG; this comes from the coding sequence GTGAAGGACGACGACCCGTCCGCGCGCGCGGAGGGCGGCCCCGCCTGGGACGACGGGCTCATCGCGCGGCGCGTGTCCGAGACGGCCACCGCGCAGGCGGCACCGGTGGAGACCAAGCCTGCCGTTCAGGACCCGCCCGCCCCTCTCGCGTACGACGGAGCCCTGCGCTCACGCCTCGACGCGCTGCGCGAGCTGGTGGGACTGTCCCGCACGCGGCTCGACAGCAGGACGCTCGCCGAGGCGGGCCGGGTCCTCGACGAGGCGGCGGCGCGGCGCAGGCTCTCCGGGCAGCACACCGTCGTCGCCATCGCCGGGGCCACCGGGAGCGGCAAGTCGCAGCTCTTCAACGCGCTCGCCGGTGTGGCCATTTCGGAGACCGGCGTACGCAGGCCCACCACCGCGGCACCCATCGCGTGCAGTTGGAGCGACGGCGCGGCGACGCTCATCGACCGGCTCGGCATCCCCGGACGGCTGCGCAGACGCCCGTTGCAGAGCGCGGAGGCGGAGGCACAACTGCGCGGCCTCGTCCTGGTCGACCTGCCCGACCACGACTCCGCGGCGGTCCAGCACCGCGAACACGTGGACCGCATCCTGGCGCTCGTCGACGCGGTCATCTGGGTCGTGGATCCGGAGAAGTACGCGGACGCGATCATCCATGAGCGCTATCTGCGGCCCATGGCGGGTCACGCGGAGGTCATGTTCGTAGTCCTCAACCAGGTGGACCGGCTGCCCGGTGAGGCCGCCGACCAGGTCCTCGACGACCTGCGGCGGCTCCTCGACGAGGACGGGATCGCGCTCGGCGAGTACGGCGAGCCGGGCGCGACCGTGCTCGCGCTGTCGGCGCTCACCGGGGACGGCGTCGGCGAACTGCGCGAGTCCCTCGGCCAGTTCGTGGCCGAGCGGGGCGCCGCCGCCCGCCGGATCTCCGCCGACGTGGACGCCGCCGCGGCACGGCTGCGGCCCGTGTACGCGACCGGGCGGCGGACCGGCCTCAGCGAGGAGGCGCGCGACGAGTTCGCGGCCCGGCTCGCGGATGCGGTGGGTGCGGTCGCGGCAGGCGACGCGGCCGAGCGCGCGTGGCGCCGCAACGCCAACCGCGCGTGCGGCACGCCCTGGCTGCGGCTGTGGCGCTGGTACGAGGACCGGCGCGAACCACCGACCGGACGGCTGCCCGTCCGTGCCCCCGCGGACGAGGAGGCCACGGCACGCCAGCGCGTCGAGCAGGCCGTACGTACGGTGGCGGACCGGGCGGCGTACGGGCTCCCCGCGCCCTGGGCGCAGGCGGTGCGCGAGGCGGCCGCACGCGGGGCGCAGGGGCTGCCCGAGGCGCTGGACGAGATGGCGGCGCGCGCCACGGCACCGGTGGGCCGGCCACCGCGGCCGGGCTGGTGGCCGGTCGCCGTGTTCGCCCAGGCTTCGATGACGGTCCTCCAGGTCATCGGCGGGCTCTGGCTGCTGGGGCAGATCATCGGCGTCACGTCACCGAATCTCGGGGTGCCGGTGCTGCTGATGGTGGCGGGCATCATCGGCGGTCCGGCCGTGGAGTGGAGCAGCAGGATGGCGGCGCGCGGGCCCGCCAGACGCTATGGGCTCGAAGCGGAACGGCGGCTGCGGGAGGCCGCCGCCGGGTGCGGAAGGGCCCGCGTGCTCGATCCGGTGGCGGCGGAACTGCTGCGGTACCGGGAGGTCCGGGAGCAGTACGTACGGGTCACGGGGGCGGCGTCCGCCTCCGTCGGCTGA
- a CDS encoding dynamin family protein — MVTLDVRPQLLDALSALRDRVAAARFPLPLAGAPRARANRDELLAQLDDYLVPRLREPEAPLLAVIGGSTGAGKSTLVNSLVGRRVSEAGVLRPTTRTPVLVCHPEDHHWFSGMRVLPDLTRVWVPHQEPGDDLPALTERGERVLRIETADTLPRGLALLDAPDIDSLVADNRVLAAELICSADIWVMVTTAARYADAVPWHLLRTAKEHKATLVTVLDRVPHQVVSEVSRQYGALLAKAGLGEVPRFTVPELPESAWGGGLLPATAVAPLRTWLTHQVEDPGARHDAMARTAYGVLDSLKARMPELASAAAAQYAAALRLTAAVDGAYDSEHARVRGRLQAGAVLSGDALKRWRAYPLDCTAGELLDALVESLSALLLCSVTAADERVDEAWRREPAAGAPGLTDRDPTLESAEHRIGMAVRRWRRVLEEYSEEEVRDLDRSVAQDAEVVAALVATALLGGRRARSAGEGLAERIGAHSALRLRDRGGRLLADYLDKALQTERERRLAPLDALDVHPEPQAELIAALSVLQKER; from the coding sequence GTGGTGACCTTGGACGTACGGCCTCAGCTGCTCGACGCACTCTCCGCCCTGCGCGACCGTGTCGCCGCCGCACGCTTCCCGCTGCCCCTGGCGGGGGCTCCACGCGCGCGTGCCAACCGCGACGAACTACTCGCACAGCTCGACGACTATTTGGTGCCCCGGTTGAGAGAACCCGAAGCACCCCTCCTCGCCGTCATCGGAGGTTCGACCGGCGCCGGGAAGTCGACGCTGGTCAACTCCCTTGTGGGGCGCCGGGTCAGCGAGGCGGGCGTGCTGCGGCCGACGACCCGCACGCCGGTGCTGGTGTGCCACCCGGAGGACCATCACTGGTTCAGCGGGATGCGGGTACTGCCCGACCTCACGCGCGTGTGGGTGCCCCATCAGGAGCCCGGCGACGACCTGCCCGCGCTCACCGAACGCGGGGAACGGGTGCTGCGGATCGAGACCGCGGACACCCTCCCCCGCGGCCTCGCTCTCCTCGACGCCCCCGACATCGACTCCCTGGTCGCCGACAATCGCGTACTCGCCGCCGAACTGATCTGCTCGGCCGACATCTGGGTCATGGTCACCACTGCCGCCAGGTACGCCGACGCCGTGCCGTGGCATCTGCTGCGTACGGCAAAGGAGCACAAGGCGACCCTGGTCACCGTGCTCGACCGGGTGCCCCACCAGGTGGTGTCCGAAGTCTCGCGACAGTACGGCGCGCTGCTCGCGAAGGCCGGACTCGGCGAGGTGCCCCGCTTCACCGTCCCCGAGCTGCCCGAATCGGCATGGGGAGGCGGCCTGTTGCCCGCCACCGCTGTCGCCCCGCTGCGTACGTGGCTCACACACCAGGTGGAGGACCCGGGAGCCCGGCACGACGCGATGGCCCGTACCGCCTACGGAGTCCTCGACTCGCTGAAGGCGCGGATGCCCGAACTGGCCAGCGCGGCCGCCGCGCAGTACGCCGCCGCGCTGCGGCTCACCGCGGCCGTCGACGGGGCGTACGACAGCGAGCACGCGCGCGTGAGGGGGCGTCTGCAGGCCGGGGCCGTGCTCTCCGGGGACGCGCTCAAGCGGTGGCGCGCCTATCCGCTCGACTGCACCGCGGGCGAACTGCTCGACGCGCTGGTCGAGAGCCTGAGCGCGCTGCTGCTGTGCTCCGTGACAGCCGCCGACGAGCGCGTGGACGAGGCCTGGCGGCGCGAACCGGCCGCGGGCGCTCCCGGGCTGACCGACCGTGATCCCACGCTGGAGAGCGCCGAGCACAGGATCGGGATGGCCGTACGACGCTGGCGGCGCGTCCTCGAGGAGTACTCCGAGGAGGAGGTGCGCGACCTCGACAGGAGTGTCGCGCAGGACGCGGAGGTGGTCGCCGCACTGGTCGCCACCGCGCTGCTCGGCGGCCGCAGGGCGCGATCCGCGGGCGAGGGGCTCGCGGAGCGGATCGGGGCGCACAGTGCCCTGCGGCTGCGCGACCGCGGCGGACGCCTGCTCGCCGATTACCTCGACAAGGCCCTGCAGACCGAACGCGAACGCCGTCTCGCCCCGCTCGACGCACTCGACGTACATCCAGAACCCCAGGCCGAACTCATCGCCGCGCTGTCCGTACTGCAGAAGGAGAGGTGA